In Prosthecobacter sp. SYSU 5D2, the following proteins share a genomic window:
- a CDS encoding sulfatase-like hydrolase/transferase translates to MKSKWIWTGLMVFILNAAAAERPNIVFMLADDLGYGDLPSFGAKDVQTPHLDRLAKEGIKFTQAYANGPECTPSRTAIHTGRHPQRPGGLECPLGTGNVGRYDDAIRLREKNDLGLPPNMAVLAPGLKQAGYATALIGKWHLGYEPKFNPLEQGFDRFFGILGGNVDYYRHVELSDLPVFMEDRQPVAREGYMTDLFRDESVAFIRQQTKVENPAPFFLFLAFTAPHFPFQPPGTADEPMPTAEQWTKGTRANYVKMIENMDEAAGAVMAALAETGADKNTLIVFASDHGAMQPGSNGPYRDYKETLFEGGIRTPVLARWPGRLKAGSVDDRPWMLMDLTASILALADAKVPDGRPLDGQPVLVDVIEGRESAPRDFYWRARRGDRTWRAVRSGGWKWISREDPGDKEEWLFNLSSDPTEKTDAKKSQRAEVTRLKALMMNWETEVKAER, encoded by the coding sequence ATGAAAAGCAAATGGATCTGGACGGGCCTGATGGTCTTCATTTTGAATGCAGCGGCAGCGGAGCGGCCTAACATTGTGTTCATGCTGGCGGATGATCTGGGCTATGGCGATCTGCCAAGCTTTGGTGCCAAGGATGTGCAGACGCCGCACCTGGACCGGCTGGCCAAAGAGGGCATCAAGTTTACCCAAGCCTATGCGAACGGACCGGAATGCACCCCCTCCCGCACGGCCATCCACACGGGCAGGCATCCGCAGCGGCCCGGCGGCCTGGAGTGCCCGCTGGGCACGGGGAATGTGGGGCGCTATGACGATGCCATCCGCTTGCGCGAGAAGAACGACCTGGGCCTGCCTCCGAACATGGCGGTGCTGGCACCGGGGCTGAAGCAGGCGGGTTATGCCACGGCCCTCATCGGCAAATGGCATCTCGGTTATGAGCCGAAATTCAATCCGCTGGAGCAGGGATTCGACCGCTTCTTCGGCATCCTCGGCGGCAATGTAGACTACTACCGTCATGTGGAGCTTTCAGACCTGCCGGTCTTCATGGAGGACCGCCAGCCGGTGGCGCGTGAAGGCTACATGACGGACCTCTTTCGCGATGAGTCCGTGGCCTTTATCCGCCAACAGACCAAGGTGGAAAATCCCGCGCCATTTTTCCTCTTCCTCGCCTTCACCGCGCCGCATTTTCCCTTTCAGCCGCCCGGGACTGCGGACGAGCCGATGCCCACCGCCGAGCAATGGACCAAAGGCACCCGCGCCAACTATGTGAAGATGATCGAAAACATGGATGAGGCCGCCGGGGCAGTCATGGCAGCCCTGGCGGAAACGGGCGCGGACAAAAATACCCTCATCGTCTTTGCCAGTGATCATGGAGCCATGCAACCAGGCTCCAACGGGCCGTATCGCGACTACAAGGAAACATTGTTTGAAGGCGGCATCCGCACGCCTGTGCTCGCCCGCTGGCCCGGCAGGCTAAAGGCTGGCAGTGTGGATGACCGCCCTTGGATGCTGATGGACCTTACCGCCTCCATCCTGGCCCTGGCCGATGCCAAAGTGCCGGATGGTCGCCCACTGGATGGCCAGCCGGTGCTGGTGGACGTGATTGAAGGTCGCGAAAGCGCCCCGCGAGACTTCTACTGGCGGGCGCGGCGCGGTGACCGCACCTGGCGCGCCGTGCGCTCCGGCGGCTGGAAATGGATCTCCCGCGAAGACCCTGGCGACAAAGAAGAGTGGCTCTTCAATTTGAGCAGCGATCCCACTGAAAAGACGGATGCCAAGAAATCTCAAAGGGCCGAAGTGACCCGCCTCAAAGCTCTCATGATGAACTGGGAAACGGAGGTGAAGGCGGAGAGGTAG
- a CDS encoding UPF0175 family protein, with amino-acid sequence MVRLYLLIPGITLKRPLCSWAVAPKFDIEYRARKPHFRIMTLILDFPDSWQHLLGLDADNPAQRAREMLVIEGYREGRLSRGQTAEMLGLGFHETEALLKRHGADQQATWEEMEAGTQAFKALLRE; translated from the coding sequence GTGGTCCGTCTTTATCTTTTGATTCCTGGGATCACTTTGAAACGGCCATTGTGCTCATGGGCAGTTGCCCCAAAATTTGACATTGAATACCGAGCCAGGAAACCACACTTTAGGATCATGACTTTGATATTGGATTTCCCGGACTCTTGGCAGCATCTGCTGGGACTTGATGCTGACAATCCGGCACAACGTGCGCGGGAGATGCTGGTGATTGAAGGTTACCGGGAAGGACGGCTCTCCCGTGGGCAGACGGCAGAAATGCTGGGGCTGGGGTTTCACGAAACCGAAGCACTCCTCAAGCGTCATGGCGCTGATCAGCAGGCAACTTGGGAAGAGATGGAGGCAGGCACCCAAGCTTTCAAAGCACTCCTCAGAGAATGA
- a CDS encoding sulfatase-like hydrolase/transferase: MKVLSSLLLVLITACALFSSASAAEKRPNILFILADDQSPFDLKIYNPASELETPALDRLAAEGMVFDGAYHMGSFSGAVCSPSRHMIMSGRTVWHLPQAPWAAERCPPNLEQQTMPAVFNRAGYATMRTCKTGNSYEAANALFTVRRDAMKRGGDEENGSGWHAQQVMDYLGEREAAKDEKPFLIYYGFSHPHDTRDGKPELLAKYGATNHDDPETAPSLHSKQPKLPANYLTAHPFDMTHADVRDEQQVSGVWGRRDEASIRNEIGRQYACSDNIDQQITRVLKKLEEMGELDNTYIIYTADHGMSIGRHGLMGKQNLYQHTWRVPFIVKGPGIKPGSRVEGNIYLLDILATLCDLAGITAPESNEGSSFKPVLTGEKTVVRDVLYGAYSGGSKPGIRCVKQGDWKLIQYEAPDRSVSETQLFNLKENPDELLAQHHDAKVAALTGFTPADGQVNLAKDPAHAEKLAEMQALLLSEMRRLHDPWRFSNQPDDSLPTPPAPAARKGQGKGKGKKAKKQ, from the coding sequence ATGAAAGTCCTTTCGTCCCTTTTGCTCGTCCTCATCACCGCCTGTGCGCTGTTTTCCAGCGCCTCTGCTGCTGAAAAGCGGCCTAACATTCTTTTCATCCTGGCGGATGACCAGTCGCCCTTTGATCTGAAGATTTACAATCCGGCCTCGGAGCTGGAGACCCCGGCGCTGGACCGTCTGGCGGCGGAGGGCATGGTGTTTGACGGGGCTTATCACATGGGCTCCTTCAGCGGCGCGGTGTGCTCGCCGTCGCGGCACATGATCATGAGCGGGCGCACGGTGTGGCATCTGCCCCAGGCACCCTGGGCGGCCGAGCGCTGCCCTCCGAACCTGGAGCAGCAGACGATGCCCGCCGTCTTCAATCGTGCTGGATACGCCACGATGCGCACCTGCAAAACCGGGAACAGCTATGAGGCCGCCAATGCCCTCTTCACGGTCCGGCGGGATGCGATGAAACGCGGTGGCGATGAGGAGAATGGCAGCGGCTGGCATGCCCAGCAGGTGATGGATTACCTGGGCGAACGCGAGGCTGCCAAGGATGAAAAACCTTTCCTCATCTATTACGGCTTTTCACATCCGCATGACACCCGCGATGGCAAACCGGAGCTGCTGGCCAAATATGGTGCCACCAATCATGACGATCCGGAAACCGCGCCGTCTTTGCATTCCAAGCAGCCCAAACTGCCCGCCAACTACCTCACTGCGCATCCCTTTGACATGACTCATGCGGATGTGCGTGATGAACAGCAGGTAAGCGGCGTATGGGGGCGGCGGGATGAGGCCAGCATCCGCAATGAGATCGGCCGCCAGTATGCCTGCAGTGATAACATTGACCAGCAGATCACCCGCGTGCTGAAGAAGCTTGAGGAGATGGGCGAGCTGGACAACACGTATATCATCTACACCGCAGACCACGGCATGTCCATTGGCCGCCATGGCCTCATGGGCAAACAGAACCTCTATCAGCACACCTGGCGCGTGCCCTTTATTGTGAAAGGTCCTGGCATCAAGCCTGGCAGCCGGGTGGAGGGCAACATCTACCTGCTTGACATCCTGGCCACTCTTTGTGACCTGGCTGGAATCACTGCTCCGGAAAGCAATGAAGGCAGCAGCTTCAAACCGGTCCTCACTGGTGAAAAGACCGTCGTCCGGGATGTTCTCTATGGCGCGTATTCCGGCGGCAGCAAACCGGGCATCCGTTGTGTGAAGCAGGGGGACTGGAAGCTCATTCAATACGAAGCTCCAGACCGGTCCGTCAGCGAAACGCAGCTCTTTAACCTCAAGGAAAACCCGGATGAACTGCTGGCCCAGCATCATGATGCGAAGGTGGCCGCTCTCACCGGTTTCACGCCAGCGGATGGCCAGGTCAATCTCGCCAAAGATCCCGCCCATGCTGAAAAGCTGGCCGAAATGCAGGCCCTCCTGCTCAGCGAGATGCGCCGCCTGCATGATCCCTGGCGCTTTTCCAACCAGCCTGATGACAGCCTGCCCACGCCTCCCGCTCCGGCTGCGCGTAAAGGGCAGGGGAAAGGCAAGGGCAAGAAGGCGAAAAAGCAATAA
- a CDS encoding arylsulfatase produces the protein MRFPSSLILTCVLVTLFFPASTSAALPNIVLILVDDMGYGDPQCYNPDSKIPTPNMDRLAREGMRFTDAHSAGPLCHPSRYGLMTGRYPFRTDVSRWPTEPLIKEGQMTLASLLKDQGYATAMVGKWHLGFLEKGYDQILPGGPVDRGFQSFFGMRASTDIPPYFYIRGDRAVAPPTAQIAANNSDGWSPIQGAFWREGGIAPGLELKEVLPLFTEEALGVIHQHAGAKSASDDSRHKPMMLYLAYPAPHTPWLPAPEFIGKSGAGMYGDFTTMVDAEIGRVLAALDETGMTQDTLVIMTSDNGPTWYDVDVEKFGHDSANGLRGMKGDAWEGGHRIPFIVRWPGRVMPASVSAQLIGFTDVLATFAEICGVKLADGAGPDSVSFLPVLTGSQPEGKGLRSTLLMRAGSNGAMTVRSGDWKYIDQLGSGGFTKPSFIKPGLGDPKGQLYNLREDSAETRNLYLEKPEIVARLQAEMKTVIEAPASR, from the coding sequence ATGCGTTTCCCCTCATCTCTGATTCTGACCTGCGTCCTGGTGACGCTGTTTTTTCCAGCGTCCACTTCTGCCGCCCTGCCAAACATCGTCCTCATCCTCGTGGATGACATGGGATATGGGGACCCGCAGTGTTACAATCCGGATTCCAAGATCCCGACGCCGAACATGGACCGCCTGGCCCGTGAAGGCATGCGTTTCACGGATGCGCACTCTGCGGGTCCGCTTTGTCATCCTTCGCGTTATGGCCTCATGACAGGGCGATACCCCTTCCGCACCGATGTGTCCCGTTGGCCTACCGAGCCGCTGATTAAAGAAGGCCAAATGACTTTGGCGTCATTGCTGAAGGATCAGGGCTATGCGACGGCGATGGTGGGTAAGTGGCACCTGGGTTTCCTTGAAAAAGGTTACGACCAAATACTGCCAGGCGGGCCGGTAGATCGTGGTTTTCAGAGCTTCTTTGGCATGCGTGCCTCCACTGACATCCCACCGTACTTTTATATCCGTGGAGACCGCGCCGTGGCTCCGCCGACGGCTCAAATCGCCGCAAACAATTCGGACGGCTGGTCGCCGATCCAGGGAGCTTTTTGGCGTGAGGGCGGCATCGCGCCGGGTTTGGAGCTGAAGGAGGTGCTTCCGCTTTTCACTGAAGAAGCTCTGGGCGTGATTCATCAACATGCGGGGGCAAAATCCGCCTCTGATGACTCCCGTCATAAGCCGATGATGCTTTACCTTGCCTATCCGGCACCGCACACTCCCTGGCTGCCAGCGCCGGAGTTCATCGGCAAAAGCGGAGCTGGGATGTATGGTGACTTTACCACGATGGTGGATGCCGAGATCGGCCGTGTGTTGGCGGCCCTGGATGAAACCGGAATGACCCAGGACACGCTTGTCATCATGACCTCAGACAACGGCCCGACTTGGTATGATGTGGACGTGGAAAAGTTTGGCCATGATTCCGCCAACGGTCTTCGCGGCATGAAGGGCGATGCGTGGGAGGGCGGCCATCGGATCCCCTTCATCGTGCGCTGGCCGGGGCGGGTGATGCCTGCATCTGTGAGTGCGCAGTTGATCGGTTTCACGGATGTGCTGGCCACCTTTGCCGAGATCTGCGGCGTGAAGCTGGCCGATGGGGCCGGACCGGACAGTGTGAGTTTTCTGCCTGTGCTGACCGGCAGCCAGCCTGAGGGAAAAGGTCTGCGCAGCACCCTGCTGATGCGTGCTGGCAGCAACGGCGCGATGACCGTCCGCTCAGGCGACTGGAAGTACATTGACCAGCTCGGTTCAGGAGGTTTCACAAAACCCAGTTTCATCAAACCAGGTTTGGGTGATCCCAAAGGCCAGCTCTACAACCTCCGTGAAGATTCCGCTGAAACGCGTAACTTGTACCTTGAAAAACCCGAAATTGTGGCCCGGCTCCAAGCGGAGATGAAGACGGTCATTGAGGCCCCTGCGAGCCGCTGA
- a CDS encoding DUF3368 domain-containing protein, giving the protein MKTGLLAVADTTPLNYLILIGCTDILGQLFKEVLIPNAVLNELRHPKAPVEVSRWLISLPAWLRIQSVTWTDPTIQLGDGENEAISLALEQNIPIVMMDERKGRAAAEARGLLPIGTLNLLDLADEAGFIDGMQALRELRKTTFRAEAKLISQFENKMSARRV; this is encoded by the coding sequence ATGAAAACCGGCCTGCTCGCTGTGGCCGATACCACCCCGCTCAATTATCTGATTCTCATCGGCTGCACCGACATTCTGGGGCAACTGTTCAAAGAGGTGCTCATTCCCAATGCTGTCCTGAATGAACTGAGGCATCCCAAGGCCCCCGTTGAGGTCTCCCGCTGGCTCATTTCGCTACCGGCATGGCTGCGAATCCAGTCCGTCACATGGACTGACCCAACGATTCAGCTCGGCGACGGAGAGAACGAGGCCATCAGCCTGGCGCTTGAGCAAAACATTCCCATCGTGATGATGGACGAGCGCAAAGGACGGGCTGCGGCAGAAGCCCGTGGACTACTACCCATTGGCACTCTCAACTTGCTCGATCTGGCCGATGAGGCCGGTTTCATTGACGGCATGCAGGCACTTCGTGAACTGCGAAAGACCACGTTCAGGGCCGAAGCCAAACTGATCTCCCAGTTTGAAAACAAGATGTCTGCGCGGCGAGTGTGA
- a CDS encoding sulfatase encodes MKFLLTLFSFLAAHAAMAAKPNVLFIAVDDLRNDLGAYGVAHAKTPSLDAFAQTARVFSQHYVQVPTCGASRCALLRGRYPTVPAHVTNDAVAKTQKEWGAQSLPAVFRQNGYQTLAMGKISHYPGGLTGKDWMVGPEELPGAWDRCWVPKAPWTTAEGMMHGYANGVPRERGKSPPWQAFDGPDEAYPDAWVAAEAVSTLKALAKQDKPWFFGVGFFKPHLPFAAPKKWHDLHADNVPDPKPEVAAKPDWPAGWYDGGEFRGNYGHEAGRDPETDPEYARLMRQAYAGCISYMDAQVGRVLTALREAGLEENTIVVLWSDHGFLLGEHAIWGKHCLYERALKSPMMIRHPGLKSPGQTSAATVETVDLFPTLADLCGLPAPASLDGHSLRPQLEDPAAPSAKPAHGFWTANQRTLRTDRWRLSVDGKNGRIELFDYQTDPEETRNHAADNPDVVRELLAKLGEAKVK; translated from the coding sequence ATGAAATTTCTGCTCACTCTTTTTTCCTTTCTCGCCGCACACGCTGCGATGGCTGCGAAGCCTAACGTATTGTTCATCGCGGTGGATGACCTTCGCAACGACCTCGGCGCTTATGGCGTGGCCCATGCGAAGACGCCCTCACTGGATGCTTTTGCGCAGACGGCCCGCGTTTTCAGCCAGCACTATGTCCAGGTGCCCACCTGCGGAGCCTCGCGCTGTGCCCTTCTGCGCGGGCGTTATCCCACCGTGCCTGCTCATGTCACGAATGATGCGGTGGCCAAAACACAAAAGGAATGGGGTGCGCAGAGCTTGCCGGCGGTGTTTCGGCAGAATGGTTATCAGACCCTGGCCATGGGCAAGATCAGCCACTATCCCGGCGGCCTCACCGGCAAGGACTGGATGGTGGGGCCGGAGGAACTGCCCGGCGCCTGGGACCGCTGCTGGGTGCCCAAAGCGCCCTGGACCACGGCCGAAGGCATGATGCATGGCTATGCCAATGGCGTGCCCCGTGAGCGCGGCAAGTCGCCCCCGTGGCAGGCCTTTGACGGACCGGATGAAGCCTACCCGGATGCGTGGGTGGCGGCGGAGGCTGTTTCTACGTTGAAGGCGCTGGCCAAACAGGACAAACCCTGGTTCTTCGGTGTCGGTTTTTTCAAACCTCATCTGCCCTTTGCCGCACCCAAAAAATGGCATGATCTGCATGCTGACAATGTGCCCGATCCTAAGCCGGAAGTCGCTGCCAAACCGGACTGGCCAGCCGGATGGTATGACGGCGGCGAGTTTCGCGGCAACTATGGTCATGAAGCCGGTCGTGACCCGGAAACCGATCCCGAATATGCGCGCCTCATGCGCCAGGCCTATGCCGGCTGCATCAGCTACATGGATGCGCAGGTGGGCCGTGTGCTCACCGCTCTGCGCGAGGCCGGGCTGGAGGAAAACACCATTGTGGTCCTCTGGAGCGACCACGGTTTCCTGCTGGGTGAGCACGCCATCTGGGGCAAGCACTGCCTCTATGAACGGGCGCTGAAGTCGCCCATGATGATCCGCCACCCAGGTCTCAAATCCCCCGGCCAGACCAGCGCCGCGACGGTTGAAACTGTGGACCTTTTCCCCACACTGGCCGACCTCTGCGGCCTGCCTGCTCCCGCCAGCCTGGATGGCCACAGCCTGCGCCCGCAGTTGGAAGATCCCGCCGCCCCCTCCGCCAAGCCTGCCCATGGATTTTGGACCGCCAACCAGCGCACCTTGCGCACCGACCGCTGGCGCCTATCCGTGGATGGTAAAAATGGCCGCATCGAACTCTTCGACTATCAAACCGACCCCGAAGAAACCCGCAACCACGCCGCCGACAATCCTGATGTCGTCCGCGAACTGCTTGCGAAGTTAGGAGAAGCAAAAGTGAAGTAA
- a CDS encoding sulfatase-like hydrolase/transferase: MKTILSITFLLFFLSFSNTALSAPPNVIFIMADDQGSEDLGCYGAKDLVTPNTDALAARGVRFTQFYSAAPVCSPSRAGALTGRWPARAGVPGNCSSQKGGKGALPPEEVTMAEMFKAAGYATAHVGKWHLGYTPETKPMAQGFDHSFGHMGGCIDNFSHFFYWSGPNIHDLWRNGEEVYHDGEFFPDLMVREASQFMDENREKPFFIYYALNTPHYPYQGDAKWLEHFRHLPYPRNLYAAFVAAQDQRLGELFAKVDQLGLRDNTVIIFQSDNGHSTEERAHFGGGSPGKYRGAKFSLFEGGIRLPAIISWPKSLPQNEVRDQIAHSCDWLPTLAELTGIQPPDARLDGRSLAGVIRDAKAPSPHENHALHWLVGGAKNPDWAVREGDWKLIGNTRDTSSNDGQGMRVENMLVNLKDDPSEKTNLADKHPDIAARLRELHEGHLK; the protein is encoded by the coding sequence ATGAAAACTATCCTTTCAATCACCTTCCTGCTGTTTTTCCTCAGCTTCTCAAACACAGCCTTATCCGCTCCTCCTAACGTCATCTTCATCATGGCAGATGACCAGGGGAGCGAAGATCTGGGATGTTATGGGGCCAAGGATTTGGTGACGCCAAACACGGATGCGCTGGCGGCGCGCGGGGTGCGGTTTACGCAGTTTTATTCTGCGGCACCGGTGTGCTCACCATCGCGGGCCGGAGCCTTGACAGGACGCTGGCCCGCGCGGGCGGGTGTGCCGGGCAATTGCTCTTCGCAAAAGGGAGGCAAGGGCGCGCTGCCGCCAGAGGAGGTGACGATGGCGGAGATGTTCAAGGCCGCCGGTTATGCCACGGCGCATGTCGGCAAGTGGCACCTGGGATACACGCCGGAGACAAAGCCGATGGCGCAGGGTTTTGACCACAGCTTCGGTCACATGGGCGGCTGCATTGACAACTTTTCGCACTTCTTTTACTGGAGCGGACCGAACATCCACGACCTCTGGCGCAACGGTGAGGAGGTGTATCACGATGGCGAGTTTTTCCCGGACCTGATGGTGCGTGAGGCCTCGCAGTTCATGGATGAAAATCGTGAAAAACCCTTCTTCATTTATTATGCGCTGAACACGCCGCACTATCCTTATCAAGGCGATGCGAAGTGGCTGGAACACTTCAGGCATCTGCCTTATCCGCGCAATCTTTACGCCGCCTTTGTGGCCGCGCAGGACCAGCGCCTTGGAGAGCTCTTTGCCAAGGTGGACCAGCTCGGCCTGCGTGACAATACGGTCATCATTTTCCAAAGCGATAACGGCCACTCGACGGAGGAGCGTGCCCACTTTGGCGGCGGCAGCCCGGGGAAATATCGCGGGGCAAAGTTCAGCCTGTTTGAAGGCGGCATCCGCCTGCCAGCCATCATCTCCTGGCCAAAAAGCCTGCCGCAAAATGAAGTGCGCGACCAGATCGCCCATTCCTGTGATTGGCTGCCCACGCTGGCGGAGCTGACGGGCATCCAGCCGCCGGATGCCAGGCTGGATGGACGCAGTCTGGCGGGAGTGATCCGCGATGCCAAAGCGCCAAGCCCTCATGAAAACCATGCGCTGCACTGGCTGGTCGGTGGAGCCAAAAATCCCGACTGGGCGGTGCGTGAGGGCGACTGGAAACTCATCGGCAACACCCGCGACACCAGCAGCAACGACGGGCAGGGCATGCGGGTGGAAAACATGCTGGTGAACCTCAAAGACGACCCTTCCGAAAAGACCAACCTCGCCGACAAACATCCCGACATCGCCGCCCGCCTGCGTGAGCTGCATGAGGGACATCTGAAATAA
- a CDS encoding AMP-binding protein: MASDTSVSLKNLTLLGKENLPSKGGYLILPSQLRHLDLQRLETFLSGHPIVYLMEQGAAFSPQLKAHVEQDSVHTLVIAPDLTDAHAYRKAVTAEIEKGSVIIYLPAEAATGTAPLTTVPGAKLEFLLKAACPVLPVYVQATADVALAIEPACDETSVVMAIGPLLPGEDITLAAYQESLFVLAEKCFSQHPALSMHLAYALLKGLKRHGSRNHVLDGKDDKELGYDKVLAVGIALSKVIKTETNKKRVGIILPPGLGGLIANVAVLLAGKIPVNLNFTAGRSAIEYAIKSADLDRFITADIFVRKMQTFPWPPTKQLILIERLLPKLKAKIALWLGLSKVLPASLLATILGVPKKGGDTEAVLLFTSGSSGNPKGVALTHRNVLANVIQFSSRLSLKANDSILGSLPLFHSFGSTVTLWYPIISGLNLVTYPSPLETKKLGELIEKHRVSLLIATPTFLRGYLRGVNRESLTSLKMVVTGAEKLPTTVSTAFEQRFDKKVFEGYGLTETSPVSNVNLPDPVPLGSEDSGYVWIPNHRPGSVGQLIPGLAVRITHPETSEPQSLHSSGMIWFKGTNVFTGYLNDPKRTAEVIDENGWFRTGDIGRVDMDGFLYIEGRLSRFSKIGGEMVPHETVEEALIKAMGLENESVRKIAVVGVPDLDRGEALILLTAIPGGPEHQEILDLRYRLLEKGLPPLWIPKKMIRVADIPILSSGKLDVQSCETIAKSGS; the protein is encoded by the coding sequence ATGGCCTCAGACACCTCCGTTTCCCTCAAGAACCTCACCCTGCTGGGGAAAGAAAACCTTCCCTCCAAAGGCGGCTACCTCATCCTGCCCAGCCAGCTAAGGCACCTGGACCTCCAGCGGCTGGAAACCTTCCTGAGCGGACATCCCATCGTCTATCTCATGGAGCAGGGCGCGGCATTCTCCCCCCAGCTCAAAGCCCATGTCGAGCAGGACTCCGTCCACACTCTCGTCATCGCCCCGGACCTCACGGATGCCCACGCTTACCGCAAGGCCGTCACGGCCGAGATCGAAAAAGGCTCCGTCATCATCTACCTCCCTGCCGAGGCCGCCACCGGCACCGCCCCTCTCACCACCGTCCCCGGTGCGAAGCTGGAGTTCCTCCTCAAAGCCGCCTGCCCTGTCCTCCCCGTCTATGTCCAGGCCACCGCCGATGTCGCCCTGGCCATCGAGCCCGCCTGCGATGAAACCTCCGTCGTGATGGCCATCGGCCCGCTGCTTCCAGGGGAAGACATCACCCTGGCCGCCTATCAGGAGTCTCTTTTCGTGCTCGCTGAAAAATGCTTCAGCCAGCATCCGGCCCTGTCTATGCACCTGGCCTACGCGCTGCTCAAAGGCCTGAAGCGCCACGGCAGCCGCAATCACGTCCTGGATGGCAAGGACGACAAGGAACTCGGTTACGACAAAGTTCTGGCCGTCGGCATCGCCCTGTCCAAGGTCATCAAAACCGAGACTAACAAAAAGCGTGTCGGCATCATCCTGCCTCCCGGCCTGGGCGGACTCATCGCCAATGTCGCCGTCCTGCTGGCTGGCAAGATCCCCGTGAACCTCAACTTCACTGCCGGCCGCTCAGCCATCGAATACGCCATCAAATCCGCCGACCTGGACCGGTTCATCACCGCCGACATTTTCGTGCGCAAGATGCAAACCTTCCCCTGGCCGCCCACGAAACAACTCATCCTCATCGAGCGCCTCCTGCCCAAGCTCAAGGCCAAGATCGCCCTCTGGCTCGGCCTCAGCAAAGTCCTTCCCGCCTCCCTCCTCGCCACCATTCTCGGTGTGCCCAAAAAAGGCGGCGATACCGAAGCCGTCCTGCTTTTCACCAGCGGCAGTTCCGGCAATCCCAAAGGCGTCGCGCTCACCCATCGCAACGTCCTGGCCAATGTCATTCAGTTCAGCAGCCGTCTGAGCTTGAAGGCCAACGACAGCATCCTCGGCAGCCTCCCGCTCTTCCACAGCTTTGGCAGCACCGTCACCCTCTGGTACCCTATCATCAGCGGCCTGAACCTCGTCACCTACCCAAGTCCTCTCGAGACCAAAAAGCTCGGCGAGCTCATCGAAAAACACCGCGTCTCCCTCCTCATCGCCACGCCCACCTTCCTGCGCGGCTACCTGCGCGGCGTCAATCGCGAGTCCCTCACCTCCCTGAAGATGGTCGTCACCGGGGCGGAAAAACTCCCCACCACCGTCTCCACCGCCTTTGAGCAGCGCTTTGATAAAAAAGTCTTCGAAGGCTACGGCCTCACCGAGACCTCCCCTGTCTCCAATGTCAACCTCCCCGATCCCGTCCCCCTCGGCAGCGAGGACAGCGGCTACGTCTGGATCCCCAATCACCGCCCCGGCAGTGTCGGCCAGCTCATCCCCGGCCTCGCCGTCCGTATCACCCATCCGGAGACCAGCGAACCCCAGTCCCTGCACAGCAGCGGCATGATCTGGTTCAAAGGCACCAATGTCTTCACCGGCTACCTTAACGACCCCAAACGCACCGCCGAGGTCATTGATGAAAACGGCTGGTTCCGCACCGGCGACATCGGCCGCGTGGACATGGACGGCTTCCTTTACATCGAAGGCCGCCTCAGCCGCTTCTCCAAGATCGGCGGCGAAATGGTTCCTCATGAAACCGTCGAAGAAGCCCTCATCAAAGCCATGGGCCTGGAAAACGAAAGCGTCCGCAAGATCGCCGTTGTCGGCGTGCCCGATCTCGACCGTGGCGAGGCCCTCATCCTCCTCACCGCCATTCCCGGCGGCCCCGAGCACCAGGAGATCCTCGACCTCCGCTACCGCCTCCTAGAAAAAGGCCTTCCGCCACTTTGGATCCCCAAAAAGATGATCCGCGTCGCCGACATCCCGATTCTCTCCTCCGGAAAACTCGATGTCCAAAGCTGCGAGACCATCGCGAAAAGCGGTTCCTAA